From the genome of Shimia isoporae:
AACCGGCCATGGCGCAAAGTTCAGGCCTGGTTCTCCGGTTGCGGAGTATTTGCCGAGGAACAGCTCAACTGACTTTTCTTCCGGCTTCACCGTGTAAAAGCTCGCCATGCCCCAAAGCACAGCGGCCACGCCAAGCCCGAGAAATACTGTTCCGCGATTGAGACCGGGGCCGCCTTGACCGCCCCCCTGACCGCCACGGTTAGAACCGCCGCCGTCGCCACGCCCGCCCATGAGCACGCGTAGTTGGTCCTGACCCTTTTTCATTAGATCATCGATATCGGGGATCTGCGGGCCATCGCCTTCGGGCGGGCGCTGCCCGTTCCCGTTGTTGCCGCGATTGCCACCGCCTTGGTTGCCGCCGCCCCCTCCCCAGGGGCCGCCGTTGTTACCTGCCATAAAGGATCTTCCCTTTCTTCAACATCTCTGGCGCTCCTCTAAACCTGAGGTTTACACCGGAAAAATCAAGCCAATGCGCGGCTTCACGCTGTACGCACTGGCTCCTTCATCGTCACAAGCTCTTCGGACATAGTCGGGTGCACCGCCACCGTCCGGTCAAAGTCTTCTTTGGTGGCGCCCATTTTTACGGCAATGCCCGCCAGTTGGATCATCTCGCCAGCCCCGGGCGCGACGATATGGCACCCAAGAACCTTGCGGGTTGCCTGACTCACAATCAGCTTCATCAAAACACGTTCAGCGCGTCCCGCAAAGGCCTGCTGCATCGGTTTGAAACTGGTTGCGTAAACCTCGATCGGCTCTTGATCGCGAGCATCTTCCTCGCTCATTCCGATCGTCCCCATTTCCGGCTGGGTGAAAATCGCGGTCGGAATCAGCTCGTGATCAACCGGCGTGGGATTGCCTTTGAACACCGTTTCCACAAACGCCATACCCTCGCGGATCGCAACAGGTGTCAGGTTCACACGATCAGTCACATCACCGATCGCATAAATCGAAGGAACGCCCGTCTGGCTGTACTCATCAACCTCGATCTGACCCTTACGCCCCAAGGACACGCCAACCTCTTCGAGGCCCATGTTTTCTGTATTGGGGGTACGCCCCGTTGCAAACATCACTTGGTCAAACAGGCGCTCTTCACCGTTGGTGGCCTTGACCCAAATCTTCTCGCCTTCCTTGCGCATCTCGAGGATATTGGTCCCACAATGCAGGTCCACGCCACGCTGACGCATTTCTTCGGCAACAAGCCCACGGGCTTCCTCGTCAAACCCACGCAGGATCTGTGCGCCGCGATAATACTGCGTCGTCTTTACGCCAAGCCCATTCATTATTCCGGCGAATTCACAGGCGATATAACCACCGCCAATGATCAGAATGTCTTCTGGCAGCTTATCAAGATGGAAGATCTCGTTTGAGCTGATACCCAGCTCCGAACCGGGCATGTCTGGCCATACAGGACGCCCACCCATCGCAAGCAGAATGTGCTTTGCGGTCTTTTTGGTCCCGTCCGCCAACTCTACTGTATGCGCGTCGGCAACTTTCGCCCGTAGGTCAAATGTCTCGACACCATTATTTTTTAGAATGTTGCGATAGATGCCTTCCAGACGATCCAGTTCCGCGTGCAGCTTCCCTTTGAAGCTGTCCCAGTTGAATTCTCCGGCCTGAATGTCCCAGCCATAGGCCTGAGCATCCTCAACCATTCCCGAGTATTCACTGGCAAAAACCATCAGTTTCTTTGGCACACAGCCTCGGATTACACATGTCCCGCCATAACGGTCCTCTTCGGCCAGAGCCACCTTGGCCCCGCCAGCAGCTGCAACCCGCGCAGCCCTTACACCACCGGAGCCACCACCGATGACGAAAAGATCATAGTCAAACGACATATTGTTCGCGTTCCCTTAGTCCACCAGATCGGTGAACAGATTATCTGTCTCGGCGAAATCAAGCATCGCCTCTTCAATGGTGCCTGCATTAATGTCACGCACTTCAACGCGTCCATCGCCATAACCGACAACCACAGCGTCACAGATATCGATAAACAGGCCGTTTTCAACCACGCCCGGCATTTGGTTGAGTACCATGGCAAGCTGACGCGCATCTCCGATCCGGTTCAGATGCAGGTCCAGAATGTGGTTCCCCTCGTCAGTGACAAATGGTGCCGCACCATTCATACGCATGGTGGTCGTCCGCCCAAGAACATCCATACTCACAAGGGTTTCCTCGATCAGCGCCTGGGTTGTTTGCCAACCGAAAGGCACCACCTCTACCGGAAGCGGGAAACTGCCCAGAGTCTCAACTTCTTTGCCAATGTCCGCGATCACCACCATTTGATCGCTTGCGGTTGCCACGATCTTCTCTTGAAGCAGTGCACCGCCGCCGCCCTTGATCAGGTTAAGGTCGGCATCAAACTCGTCTGCGCCGTCGATGGTCACATCAAGCCACTTGGCTTCGTCAAGGCTGATGACCTCAATACCAACTTCTCGGGCCAGCTCGGCCGTTCGGGTCGATGTGGGGACGCCCTTGATCCGCAATCCCTGCTCACGAACCATCTCGCCCAGGCAACGAACCAGCCAGGCCGCAGTCGAACCTGTGCCAAGACCGACACGCATCCCGTCCTCGACATAGTCAGTGGCCTGTTTTGCTGCCACGAATTTTGCCTTGTCGATGGGCGACAGTTCTCCGGTCATCAGGGCGACTCCTAGTTGCTTTTCAACGGTTATAGGAAAGAAGCAGCGTTGGGGCGAGAGCAGAATGGGCAAAACTTGCGCAAATCCCGCGTCAACAGGCTCTGCCACCCCTCTCTTTAACGGGTTGCGCCCCTTGCCAGAGCGTGTTTCCTATCGGAAACGTCGCAATTCGACCTCGGCTTTTCGGTGTTCTCCGACATAGTGCCGACTCGAAGCGCCCAAAGAAGGACCCGTGCCGCAAATGTTTCTATCTGTCTTCGACATGTTCAAAGTCGGTGTCGGTCCGTCCTCATCTCATACCATGGGGCCAATGGTGGCTGCGGCTCGGTTTCTGGACATGATGCGCGCGGCGCCTTTCGAATTTCACGGGCTGCGGGCCTCGCTACATGGTTCCCTTGCTTTTACAGGAGTTGGCCATGCGACAGACCGGGCCACAATTCTCGGTCTTGCGGGTTTCCAGCCTGATACCTACGAGCATGACAAAGCTGAAGCCGCGCTAGCGAACATCCGTGACACTGGCCGCGTTCAGCCTGCCGGTCTTCCCAATCTTTGGTTTGACCCCCGCGAAGACCTCAAGTTTGACTTTGGGCCCAATCTTCCCGGTCATGCCAATGGTATGATCTTGATGGCAACAGACGCCCAAGGCGACGTACTGTTGCAAGAGACCTTCTATTCCATCGGTGGCGGTTTCGTAATGACTGAGGACGAACTCGCTGCCGGAAAAGATACCGACGAAGGCGCTCCCGTACCTTACCCGTTCAAATCCGCTGTCGAAATGCTGGAGATGGCACAGACCTCTGGCAAGACCATTGCCGAAATGAAAAAGGCCAACGAGGTCGCGCGCGGATGTGCCGACAGCCTTGCCAACGGATGCGCCCGTATCTGGCAGGTCATGAACGACTGCATTGACCGCGGCCTAGCCACCGATGGAACTTTGCCCGGCGGATTGAACGTAAAAAGGCGCGCCAAGTCGATCCACGACGCGCTACAGGCCGAACGCGGCATGAACCTCAACGCGCCGCACACCATCAATGACTGGATGAGCGCCTACGCAATGGCCGTCAACGAGGAGAACGCTGCAGGCGGCCAGGTCGTGACGGCACCCACAAACGGCGCGGCCGGTGTTTTGCCTGCCGTGATCCGCTATTGGCTCGACCATGTCCCGGGTTCTACGACAACCCGCATCGACGAGTTTCTCCTGACGTCGGCGGCCATCGGCGGTCTGGTAAAATTCAACGCCTCTATTTCGGGAGCTGAAGCAGGCTGTCAGGCCGAAGTCGGCTCAGCGTCTGCTATGGCTGCGGCAGGCCTCTGCGCCGTCATGGGCGGCACGCCCAAGCAAGTGGAGAACGCCGCGGAAATCGCACTGGAACATCATCTCGGCATGACCTGTGACCCGGTAAAGGGACTTGTTCAGGTACCTTGTATTGAACGCAACGGCCTTGGGGCTATCAAAGCCGTTTCCGCGGCCTCTCTCGCCCTGCGCGGAGATGGCACACATTTCGTGCCACTGGACAGCGTTATAGAAACCATGCGCCAGACTGGTGCAGACATGCACGAGAAATACAAGGAAACCTCGC
Proteins encoded in this window:
- the gor gene encoding glutathione-disulfide reductase; this encodes MSFDYDLFVIGGGSGGVRAARVAAAGGAKVALAEEDRYGGTCVIRGCVPKKLMVFASEYSGMVEDAQAYGWDIQAGEFNWDSFKGKLHAELDRLEGIYRNILKNNGVETFDLRAKVADAHTVELADGTKKTAKHILLAMGGRPVWPDMPGSELGISSNEIFHLDKLPEDILIIGGGYIACEFAGIMNGLGVKTTQYYRGAQILRGFDEEARGLVAEEMRQRGVDLHCGTNILEMRKEGEKIWVKATNGEERLFDQVMFATGRTPNTENMGLEEVGVSLGRKGQIEVDEYSQTGVPSIYAIGDVTDRVNLTPVAIREGMAFVETVFKGNPTPVDHELIPTAIFTQPEMGTIGMSEEDARDQEPIEVYATSFKPMQQAFAGRAERVLMKLIVSQATRKVLGCHIVAPGAGEMIQLAGIAVKMGATKEDFDRTVAVHPTMSEELVTMKEPVRTA
- the rpiA gene encoding ribose-5-phosphate isomerase RpiA encodes the protein MTGELSPIDKAKFVAAKQATDYVEDGMRVGLGTGSTAAWLVRCLGEMVREQGLRIKGVPTSTRTAELAREVGIEVISLDEAKWLDVTIDGADEFDADLNLIKGGGGALLQEKIVATASDQMVVIADIGKEVETLGSFPLPVEVVPFGWQTTQALIEETLVSMDVLGRTTTMRMNGAAPFVTDEGNHILDLHLNRIGDARQLAMVLNQMPGVVENGLFIDICDAVVVGYGDGRVEVRDINAGTIEEAMLDFAETDNLFTDLVD
- a CDS encoding L-serine ammonia-lyase, yielding MFLSVFDMFKVGVGPSSSHTMGPMVAAARFLDMMRAAPFEFHGLRASLHGSLAFTGVGHATDRATILGLAGFQPDTYEHDKAEAALANIRDTGRVQPAGLPNLWFDPREDLKFDFGPNLPGHANGMILMATDAQGDVLLQETFYSIGGGFVMTEDELAAGKDTDEGAPVPYPFKSAVEMLEMAQTSGKTIAEMKKANEVARGCADSLANGCARIWQVMNDCIDRGLATDGTLPGGLNVKRRAKSIHDALQAERGMNLNAPHTINDWMSAYAMAVNEENAAGGQVVTAPTNGAAGVLPAVIRYWLDHVPGSTTTRIDEFLLTSAAIGGLVKFNASISGAEAGCQAEVGSASAMAAAGLCAVMGGTPKQVENAAEIALEHHLGMTCDPVKGLVQVPCIERNGLGAIKAVSAASLALRGDGTHFVPLDSVIETMRQTGADMHEKYKETSLGGLAVNIPNC